In Xylocopa sonorina isolate GNS202 chromosome 3, iyXylSono1_principal, whole genome shotgun sequence, one genomic interval encodes:
- the LOC143422305 gene encoding uncharacterized protein LOC143422305 encodes MLRVAFITVALLLLLQQTCFARDLTAIRDRRHAKGPAASQTVTSATSIPSSKLEETRGDLTAAATGGNHGHHHESGGGQSHHSDRHEEHAEKGDKGYNSHHHHDKSDKGDHDKHHHAGHHEEHGGEEKGHHDKHEKYGEHHEGEKGHKGGKFGEKKGHKKGHKTKGYHNKFHKDEYHKEHKFYDDYHKGGHHKKHGDFHGHHEKKEGEHKNGGHHHTGYREDHHGKKGHHDKGHLDEEHKGHHGKHGQDEHHSHHDAYAKKGDQQSGKKFGYSKGNKG; translated from the coding sequence ATGCTGCGTGTCGCGTTCATAACCGTCGCGCTACTGCTGTTGCTGCAGCAGACATGTTTTGCCCGAGACCTGACCGCGATACGCGACCGTCGCCATGCGAAAGGCCCCGCCGCGTCGCAGACCGTCACTTCCGCTACCTCGATCCCCAGCTCGAAGCTCGAGGAGACGAGGGGTGACCTGACGGCAGCTGCCACTGGCGGGAACCACGGCCATCATCACGAGTCCGGAGGAGGGCAGAGTCATCACTCGGATCGTCACGAGGAACACGCTGAGAAAGGTGACAAGGGGTACAACAGCCATCACCATCACGACAAGAGCGACAAGGGTGACCACGACAAGCACCATCACGCTGGCCATCACGAAGAACACGGGGGCGAGGAGAAGGGACACCACGACAAGCACGAGAAGTACGGTGAGCACCACGAGGGGGAGAAAGGACACAAAGGCGGCAAGTTTGGGGAGAAGAAGGGTCACAAGAAGGGTCACAAGACGAAGGGGTATCATAACAAGTTCCATAAGGACGAGTATCACAAGGAGCACAAGTTCTACGATGACTACCACAAGGGTGGACACCACAAGAAGCACGGCGACTTCCATGGACATCACGAGAAGAAGGAAGGGGAGCATAAAAACGGTGGACATCATCATACTGGATATCGCGAGGACCACCATGGCAAGAAGGGCCACCACGACAAGGGCCACCTTGACGAGGAGCACAAGGGACATCACGGGAAACATGGACAAGACGAGCATCACTCTCATCACGATGCTTATGCGAAGAAGGGCGATCAGCAATCTGGGAAGAAGTTTGGATATAGTAAAGGGAACAAGGGTTGA